In Streptomyces sp. NBC_01717, one DNA window encodes the following:
- a CDS encoding class F sortase, protein MPRTHHWLRRSAAHPTHICLALVLALAPLTGCITHAAEEPAHTPSHRSATTPSGSSVTPRAEQPAAPTQVAIPSIGVTSSLMRLGLNADGTVEVPPAEKGMTAGWYTGGAIPGERGAAVVIGHNDTRFGRAVFHDLKKIGKGADIVIRNERGQVAHFTVTGTESVSKKAFPTKKVYGATDDRVLRLITCDGAFDAQGHPVDNLIVYATLR, encoded by the coding sequence ATGCCCCGTACGCACCACTGGCTGCGGCGATCCGCCGCACACCCGACTCACATCTGCCTAGCCCTCGTCCTCGCTCTCGCTCCACTCACCGGCTGCATCACCCACGCCGCGGAGGAACCAGCCCACACCCCCTCGCACCGCTCCGCCACCACACCGTCCGGCTCCTCCGTCACCCCCAGGGCCGAGCAACCCGCGGCTCCCACCCAAGTGGCCATCCCCTCGATCGGCGTGACGAGTTCCCTGATGCGACTCGGCCTCAATGCGGACGGCACCGTAGAAGTCCCACCGGCGGAAAAGGGCATGACAGCAGGCTGGTACACGGGAGGCGCGATCCCCGGCGAGCGCGGAGCAGCCGTGGTCATCGGGCACAACGACACCCGATTCGGCAGGGCCGTCTTCCACGATCTGAAGAAGATCGGCAAGGGCGCGGACATCGTCATCCGCAACGAGCGAGGTCAGGTGGCCCACTTCACCGTCACCGGCACGGAATCCGTGAGCAAGAAGGCGTTCCCCACGAAGAAGGTGTACGGCGCGACCGACGACCGCGTCCTCCGCCTCATCACCTGCGACGGCGCATTCGACGCCCAGGGCCACCCGGTGGACAACCTCATCGTCTACGCGACGCTGCGCTGA
- a CDS encoding C40 family peptidase: MASHRRPKQPSRTRVTVLTATAAAAVALTSQAAHADPKPTRSEVKAKVDKLYHEAEEATEQHSLAKEKQEKLQKQIGAIQDKVARGQQELNNLRSGLGSLAAAQYRSGGIDPSVQLFLASDPDSFLEQASALDQLTAKQAESLEKIQEKQRALAQQRKEAQDKLSDLADVRKTLGEKKKKQQAKLAEAREVLNTLTVAERNKMRQDDLRASRAAGDRVDLGNEVPASALGAAALQAADTRVGMPYVRSATGPGSFDCSGLTQWAYAQAGAQITRTTYTQINQGTRIARSQLKPGDLVFFNNTTHVGLYAGNNTVLHAPHPGAYVRYESMNTIGSFQAAVRI; encoded by the coding sequence GTGGCGTCCCACCGTCGTCCCAAGCAGCCGAGCCGTACCCGCGTGACCGTGCTCACCGCAACCGCCGCTGCGGCCGTTGCCCTGACCTCCCAGGCCGCCCACGCCGACCCCAAGCCGACCAGGAGCGAGGTCAAGGCGAAGGTCGACAAGCTCTACCACGAGGCGGAGGAGGCCACCGAGCAGCACAGCCTGGCCAAGGAGAAGCAGGAGAAGCTCCAGAAGCAGATCGGCGCGATCCAGGACAAGGTGGCCCGCGGTCAGCAGGAACTCAACAACCTCCGCTCCGGCCTCGGTTCCCTCGCCGCCGCGCAGTACCGCTCCGGAGGCATCGATCCCTCCGTGCAGCTCTTCCTCGCCTCAGACCCGGACAGCTTCCTTGAACAGGCCTCCGCGCTCGATCAGTTGACGGCCAAGCAGGCTGAGTCGCTGGAGAAGATCCAGGAGAAGCAGCGGGCCCTCGCGCAGCAGCGCAAGGAAGCCCAGGACAAGCTGAGCGACCTCGCGGACGTCCGCAAGACGCTCGGCGAGAAGAAGAAGAAACAGCAGGCCAAGCTCGCCGAGGCCCGCGAGGTGCTCAATACTCTCACCGTCGCCGAGCGCAACAAGATGCGCCAGGACGACCTGCGTGCCAGCCGCGCTGCCGGTGACCGGGTCGATCTGGGCAACGAGGTCCCCGCCTCCGCCCTCGGCGCCGCCGCCCTACAGGCCGCCGACACCCGGGTGGGTATGCCGTATGTCCGCTCCGCCACGGGTCCCGGCTCCTTCGACTGCTCGGGCCTGACCCAGTGGGCCTACGCCCAGGCCGGCGCCCAGATCACCCGCACCACGTACACCCAGATCAACCAGGGCACCCGGATCGCGCGCAGCCAGCTGAAGCCGGGCGACCTGGTCTTCTTCAACAACACCACTCACGTGGGCCTCTACGCGGGCAACAACACCGTGCTGCACGCCCCGCACCCGGGCGCCTACGTCCGCTACGAGTCGATGAACACCATCGGCAGCTTCCAGGCCGCGGTGCGCATCTGA
- a CDS encoding RNA polymerase sigma factor — protein sequence MSKNGDTGDTRDLTGAGDADSLARSALDPAAFEPLVTRHSTALHGYFARRAPVAADDLLAELWLQAYAARRNFDPARGSARAWLFGVARNVLSAHWRRLAQDRPGLPPGDADVMDWAAVDDRLDASALAPELRRAISGLPHDEKELLLLIAWEQLTPTEAAAVVGIPAGTARSRLHRARGRLRAHAALAPAKTRIRLTGDLA from the coding sequence GTGAGCAAGAACGGGGACACTGGGGACACCCGGGACTTGACCGGGGCGGGGGACGCCGACTCGCTGGCGCGCTCCGCGCTCGACCCGGCCGCTTTCGAGCCGCTGGTAACGCGGCACTCCACCGCCCTGCACGGCTACTTCGCCCGCCGCGCACCCGTCGCCGCCGACGACCTGCTCGCCGAGCTGTGGCTCCAGGCGTACGCCGCTAGACGGAACTTCGATCCGGCGCGCGGCTCGGCCCGTGCCTGGCTGTTCGGTGTGGCCAGGAACGTACTGTCCGCGCACTGGCGCAGGCTCGCCCAGGACCGTCCGGGGCTGCCGCCCGGCGATGCGGACGTCATGGACTGGGCAGCCGTCGACGACCGGCTCGACGCATCCGCACTCGCGCCCGAGCTCCGCCGCGCCATCAGCGGACTGCCCCACGACGAAAAGGAGTTGTTGCTGCTGATCGCCTGGGAGCAGCTCACCCCGACGGAGGCGGCCGCGGTGGTCGGCATCCCCGCGGGCACCGCACGTTCGCGGCTGCACCGTGCCCGCGGCCGACTGCGGGCGCACGCGGCGCTCGCCCCGGCCAAGACCCGCATCCGGCTGACTGGAGACCTGGCATGA
- a CDS encoding CU044_5270 family protein, translated as MTDNAQSHGSIDVLDFPGADDLIAAGRVEPPSAQVVEAARAQVSAGPVVVPLQAPRWKQSRSRRLLVAAAAVAAIAAGAVAYPVIGVGESKPPASASAAEFLNRVAATAAGASQTDAPYWKVHVEVDNEDDGQRQSTSWFDREGHLWFRNSDGSIEKPGPGGKLKAWPVGDEFLTWKRLESLPTDPDALERRLGDDVFGKVSILLQDAPLAPEVRAALFKIMARTEGVKLIGQVEDTKGRKGTAVEFTRRPGGMKDPATGRRTTFPPRTTRLVIDSESGKLLESYDTAKGMPDSRATYLEVGPVDKID; from the coding sequence ATGACCGACAACGCACAGTCCCACGGCTCCATCGACGTGCTCGACTTCCCGGGCGCGGACGACCTGATCGCGGCGGGACGCGTCGAGCCGCCCTCGGCCCAGGTGGTGGAAGCGGCCCGCGCCCAGGTTTCGGCGGGCCCCGTCGTCGTACCCCTACAAGCGCCTCGGTGGAAGCAGTCCCGCAGCCGGCGTCTGCTCGTCGCGGCGGCAGCGGTCGCGGCGATCGCCGCGGGCGCGGTGGCGTATCCGGTGATCGGGGTCGGCGAGAGCAAGCCGCCGGCGTCCGCGTCCGCGGCGGAGTTCCTGAACAGGGTGGCGGCGACGGCCGCGGGCGCGTCGCAGACGGATGCGCCGTACTGGAAGGTGCACGTCGAGGTCGACAACGAGGACGACGGCCAGCGTCAGTCGACTTCGTGGTTCGACCGTGAGGGGCACCTCTGGTTCCGGAACTCCGACGGGAGCATCGAGAAGCCGGGCCCCGGCGGCAAGTTGAAGGCCTGGCCGGTGGGCGACGAGTTCCTCACCTGGAAGCGGCTGGAGAGCCTGCCGACGGACCCGGACGCGCTGGAGAGGCGGCTCGGTGACGATGTCTTCGGCAAGGTGTCGATCCTGCTCCAGGACGCCCCGCTCGCCCCGGAGGTGCGCGCGGCACTCTTCAAGATCATGGCAAGGACCGAGGGTGTGAAGCTCATCGGTCAGGTCGAGGACACCAAGGGCCGCAAGGGGACGGCTGTGGAGTTCACCCGTCGGCCGGGAGGGATGAAGGACCCGGCCACAGGCAGGAGGACCACATTTCCACCCCGTACGACCCGACTCGTGATCGACTCGGAGTCGGGCAAGCTCCTGGAGTCGTACGACACGGCCAAGGGCATGCCGGACTCCCGCGCCACCTACCTGGAAGTCGGCCCGGTCGACAAGATCGACTGA
- a CDS encoding prohibitin family protein — protein MFVLAILLLIAAVVLFVVGRGRTGGWKLGAALSTVAGILAGAFACFYVVSAYEVGVPVTLGSVGTPLTSGVHFKSPFTDVTSFSTRPVDLDLHDKDTVEVRSAQGGVLYADVTIKWAVVPSKAVALYRLAGSEEAIQERLVVPDSREIIRNVFAKHTSEEGYASAREQIGSEIDTLIKGRLAPRGIDVTAVNLRNVKPSDKLQEQIDKKIQQEQATERATEGARTAKAEAERKRIEAEGIAGANKIIERSLSDKVLYNQCLDAYKEAAKSHPVYAVPCGTDSGGTPVIVDGSKS, from the coding sequence GTGTTCGTACTGGCCATCCTGCTGCTCATTGCGGCAGTCGTGCTGTTCGTGGTCGGCCGCGGCCGCACCGGGGGCTGGAAGCTGGGCGCCGCGCTCAGCACTGTCGCCGGCATCCTGGCGGGCGCCTTCGCGTGCTTCTACGTCGTGAGCGCGTACGAGGTAGGGGTCCCGGTGACCCTCGGGAGTGTCGGCACCCCACTGACCTCCGGGGTCCACTTCAAGTCGCCGTTCACCGACGTCACGTCCTTCTCCACCCGCCCGGTGGACCTCGACCTCCACGACAAGGACACGGTCGAGGTCCGCTCCGCGCAGGGAGGTGTGCTGTACGCGGACGTCACGATCAAGTGGGCCGTGGTGCCCTCGAAGGCCGTCGCGCTCTACCGGCTGGCAGGCTCCGAAGAGGCCATCCAGGAGCGGCTGGTGGTGCCGGACAGCCGCGAGATCATCCGCAACGTCTTCGCGAAGCACACCAGCGAGGAGGGCTACGCCTCGGCCCGGGAGCAGATCGGCTCGGAGATCGACACGCTCATCAAGGGTCGCCTGGCCCCGCGCGGCATCGACGTCACGGCCGTCAACCTGCGCAATGTGAAGCCGTCGGACAAGCTGCAGGAGCAGATCGACAAGAAGATCCAGCAGGAGCAGGCCACTGAGCGCGCGACCGAGGGGGCGCGTACGGCCAAGGCGGAGGCGGAGCGCAAGCGGATCGAGGCGGAGGGGATCGCCGGCGCCAACAAGATCATCGAGCGGTCGCTGAGCGACAAGGTGCTCTACAACCAGTGTTTGGACGCCTACAAGGAGGCCGCGAAGTCCCACCCGGTGTACGCGGTGCCCTGTGGCACGGACTCGGGGGGTACGCCGGTCATCGTTGACGGCAGCAAGAGCTAG
- a CDS encoding S41 family peptidase, translating to MPTNAEIVGLALDRITAGYVFPQRTVEINGAIRSRLAAGAYNTLSGPALCAAVTAHLQEVCPDKHLRLLWQDEPQSTDPADEDEGRASFLALLRAENQGIRRFEHLEGNIGHLDIRRIADAGEGARAIGAAMELVAHTSALILDLRECRGGSPEGAAMWCSYFFPDDQVHLNDIYERSTGSTRQYWTASHLPAPRYLERPVYVLTSAITFSGGEDVAYTLQAHGRAVLVGETTHGGAHPTARHPVTEHITVTVPTARTISTVTGTNWEGVGVMPDLATTSEQALETAHKDALRRAV from the coding sequence ATGCCTACCAACGCAGAGATAGTCGGCCTGGCCCTGGACCGGATCACGGCCGGATACGTCTTCCCCCAGCGAACCGTGGAGATCAACGGCGCGATCCGGAGCCGGCTCGCCGCTGGGGCGTACAACACGCTGAGCGGCCCCGCACTCTGCGCGGCCGTGACCGCCCACCTGCAGGAGGTCTGCCCGGACAAGCATCTGCGGCTGCTCTGGCAGGATGAGCCCCAGTCCACGGATCCGGCGGACGAGGATGAAGGCCGGGCGTCCTTCCTCGCACTGCTAAGGGCCGAGAACCAGGGCATCCGCCGCTTCGAGCACCTCGAGGGCAACATCGGCCATCTCGACATCCGGCGGATCGCCGACGCCGGCGAGGGTGCCCGCGCGATCGGTGCGGCCATGGAACTGGTCGCCCACACCAGTGCGCTCATCCTCGATCTGCGTGAGTGCCGCGGTGGCTCACCCGAGGGCGCCGCCATGTGGTGCAGCTACTTCTTCCCCGACGACCAGGTGCACCTCAACGACATCTACGAGCGCTCCACCGGCTCCACCCGCCAGTACTGGACCGCCTCGCATCTGCCCGCGCCGCGCTACCTCGAGCGCCCGGTGTACGTACTCACCAGTGCCATCACCTTCTCGGGCGGGGAGGACGTGGCGTACACCCTGCAGGCGCACGGACGAGCTGTTCTCGTCGGCGAAACGACCCACGGTGGCGCTCACCCGACCGCCCGGCACCCGGTGACGGAACACATCACCGTCACCGTGCCGACCGCCCGGACGATCAGCACCGTCACCGGGACCAACTGGGAGGGCGTGGGCGTTATGCCGGACCTAGCCACCACCTCAGAGCAGGCCCTCGAGACGGCACACAAGGACGCACTGCGACGCGCAGTGTAG
- a CDS encoding transposase family protein, with the protein MCARLRELELGAVADLGFVGLDDGEGEQPAVITGFRASGGKRLSSSKKVVNRLISSLRAPVEHGFASLKTFRILSKVRMHPRHATALVRALLVLTHHQVAR; encoded by the coding sequence CTGTGCGCCAGGCTGCGGGAGCTTGAGCTGGGGGCGGTCGCCGACCTGGGCTTCGTCGGCCTGGACGACGGCGAGGGGGAACAGCCGGCGGTCATCACCGGGTTCAGGGCGAGCGGCGGCAAGCGCCTGTCCTCGTCGAAGAAGGTCGTGAACCGGCTGATCAGCAGCCTGCGCGCGCCGGTCGAGCACGGTTTCGCGAGCCTGAAGACCTTCCGGATCCTGAGCAAAGTGCGCATGCATCCGCGGCACGCGACCGCGCTGGTGCGGGCCCTGCTGGTGCTGACGCACCATCAGGTGGCGCGGTGA
- a CDS encoding serine hydrolase domain-containing protein: MSSQRTLLPRSAPAASGISSRSISAMLDRLEARSGESHSIMVVHRGHVVAEGWWAPYSADRPHLLYSLTKSFTSIAVGLAVGDGLLSLDDRVVDVLPDRVPADVSEQGRRITVHHLLSMTSGHPTDSLAEAWEREPDDLVKGFLSLPFAAAEGTRHVYDNSTTYILARMVERVTGRGLPEFLDVRLFTPMGIDHAEWDRVASGAAFGFHGLHLTTEGVAAFGELLRRGGMWGDQQLVPRGWVELATSRHIDSEWILDGSDQADFSYGYGYQFWMSRHGYHGHGSYAQQCVVVPSHDLVVAVTAQGESQDVLDAVWECLLPGVGHAGSTQDDAILADRLQRLSLQPVLGSAAPGRAVSAKLDASAERSALPDGTTVTVDPTDGGWLVRFESLLDVEVGHGDWRESSPLGRPVVAAGAWQGSTFVADLYVVTTPHRVRLVVDAEARTAAATWSTVPLTSPSLELHVRSPLMTRPDVA, from the coding sequence ATGTCTTCTCAACGCACCCTGCTTCCACGTTCGGCGCCGGCCGCCTCGGGAATCTCGTCCCGTTCGATCTCCGCGATGCTGGACAGGCTCGAAGCGCGATCAGGCGAGAGCCACTCGATTATGGTCGTGCACCGCGGTCACGTCGTGGCCGAAGGCTGGTGGGCGCCGTACTCGGCCGACCGCCCGCACCTTCTCTACTCGCTGACCAAGTCGTTCACGTCGATCGCCGTGGGGCTCGCGGTCGGCGACGGGCTGCTCTCGCTGGACGACCGTGTGGTGGACGTGCTGCCCGACCGCGTCCCGGCCGACGTCTCGGAGCAGGGGCGCCGCATCACCGTTCACCACCTGCTGTCCATGACGTCCGGGCACCCCACCGACAGCCTCGCCGAGGCGTGGGAGCGGGAACCCGACGACTTGGTGAAGGGCTTCTTGAGCCTGCCGTTCGCCGCGGCCGAGGGAACGCGGCACGTCTACGACAACTCGACCACCTACATCCTGGCCCGGATGGTGGAGCGGGTCACGGGCCGCGGTCTTCCGGAGTTCCTCGACGTGCGCCTGTTTACGCCGATGGGCATCGACCACGCCGAGTGGGACCGGGTGGCCAGTGGCGCCGCCTTCGGATTCCACGGACTGCACTTGACGACCGAGGGCGTCGCCGCCTTCGGCGAACTGCTGCGGCGCGGAGGTATGTGGGGCGACCAACAACTCGTCCCACGCGGTTGGGTGGAGCTGGCGACCAGTCGGCACATCGACAGCGAGTGGATCCTGGACGGATCGGACCAGGCGGACTTCTCTTACGGCTACGGCTATCAGTTCTGGATGTCGCGTCACGGCTACCACGGCCATGGCTCCTATGCGCAGCAGTGTGTGGTTGTCCCGTCCCACGATCTCGTCGTCGCCGTGACCGCCCAAGGAGAGTCCCAGGACGTGCTCGACGCAGTTTGGGAGTGCTTGCTGCCCGGCGTGGGTCACGCGGGAAGCACCCAGGACGACGCGATCCTCGCTGATCGGCTGCAGCGACTGTCGCTGCAGCCGGTGCTGGGTTCGGCCGCCCCGGGGCGTGCGGTCAGCGCGAAACTCGACGCCTCGGCCGAGAGGTCGGCCCTGCCCGACGGAACGACGGTCACCGTCGATCCCACCGACGGCGGATGGCTCGTACGGTTCGAGTCGCTCCTCGACGTTGAGGTCGGCCATGGGGACTGGAGGGAAAGCTCCCCGCTCGGCCGACCAGTCGTCGCGGCCGGTGCTTGGCAGGGCAGCACATTCGTCGCCGATCTCTACGTCGTCACCACCCCGCACCGCGTTCGGCTGGTCGTCGACGCCGAGGCGAGGACCGCGGCGGCGACATGGAGCACCGTGCCCCTGACCAGCCCCAGCCTGGAGTTGCACGTGCGGTCGCCACTGATGACACGACCTGACGTCGCGTAG
- a CDS encoding transposase family protein has protein sequence MKKNTSPAGGDISLVYSVHLPLSGATVNHVASLIRAHRKKIRSRWRALNDGRIAVIVLAHLRNDERLADLAGGTGVSASTVRRWVLEVIGLLAARSPRLDRALAKVAKDSGCVVLLDGTLIRTRRRTGQANRKNYSGKHKAHGLLFLALTDAKGRLLWISSARRGACSEITAARYEKLCARLREFELGAVADLGFVGLDDGDGEQPAVIIGFKASGGKRLFSPKKVVNRLISSLRAPVEHGFASLKTFRILTKVRMHPRHATALVRALLVLTHHQVAR, from the coding sequence GTGAAGAAGAACACCAGCCCCGCCGGGGGCGACATCAGCCTTGTCTACTCCGTCCACCTGCCGCTGTCCGGCGCCACCGTCAACCATGTGGCCTCGCTGATCCGCGCCCACCGCAAGAAGATCCGCTCGCGGTGGCGCGCCCTGAACGACGGGCGGATCGCCGTGATCGTGCTCGCCCACCTGCGCAACGACGAGCGGCTGGCCGACCTGGCCGGCGGCACCGGCGTGTCGGCCTCCACGGTGCGGCGCTGGGTGCTGGAAGTGATCGGCCTGCTGGCCGCCCGCTCCCCGCGCCTGGACCGCGCGCTGGCGAAGGTGGCCAAGGACAGCGGGTGCGTGGTACTGCTGGACGGCACGCTGATCCGCACCCGGCGACGGACTGGTCAGGCGAACCGGAAGAACTACTCGGGCAAGCACAAGGCGCACGGCCTGCTCTTCCTCGCCCTGACCGATGCGAAGGGGCGGCTGCTGTGGATCTCCTCGGCCCGCCGCGGCGCGTGCAGCGAGATCACAGCAGCCCGCTACGAGAAGCTGTGCGCGCGGCTGCGCGAGTTTGAGCTGGGAGCGGTCGCCGACCTGGGCTTCGTCGGCCTGGACGACGGCGACGGGGAACAGCCGGCGGTCATCATCGGGTTCAAGGCGAGCGGCGGCAAGCGCCTGTTCTCGCCGAAGAAGGTTGTGAACCGGCTGATCAGCAGCCTCCGGGCCCCCGTCGAGCACGGCTTCGCGAGCCTGAAGACCTTCCGGATCCTGACCAAAGTGCGCATGCACCCGAGGCACGCGACCGCGCTGGTACGGGCCCTGCTGGTGCTGACGCACCACCAGGTGGCACGGTGA
- a CDS encoding DUF6368 family protein, with translation MQRLRELLVRSSSHFEEKRAGEYDLNIHAESLGITDTGGVDGLRPVMVSLKGPGIGDEAIFMAEHADEVDQEPLIGFTPTHAVDVIAFCNRPVDHVVTALLTAAVMDVIGGVANAELHEDQVPIVAGLPGIVATMKDPWPAAYGSAEFLRAWARQPGFRLVK, from the coding sequence ATCCAGCGGCTCCGGGAACTCCTTGTCCGCTCCTCATCTCACTTTGAAGAGAAACGGGCCGGCGAGTATGACCTGAACATTCACGCGGAGAGCCTCGGCATAACGGACACGGGCGGCGTCGACGGGCTTCGACCTGTCATGGTCTCTCTCAAGGGACCCGGCATCGGCGACGAGGCCATCTTCATGGCCGAGCATGCCGACGAAGTCGACCAGGAGCCCCTCATCGGCTTCACCCCGACCCACGCAGTCGACGTCATAGCGTTCTGCAACAGGCCCGTCGACCACGTCGTCACGGCCCTGCTGACCGCTGCCGTCATGGACGTGATCGGCGGTGTCGCCAACGCCGAACTTCATGAGGATCAAGTGCCGATCGTGGCTGGCCTTCCGGGTATCGTCGCGACGATGAAAGATCCGTGGCCTGCTGCGTATGGTTCAGCAGAATTCCTAAGAGCGTGGGCTCGACAGCCCGGTTTCCGGCTCGTGAAGTAG